In Oscarella lobularis chromosome 18, ooOscLobu1.1, whole genome shotgun sequence, the following proteins share a genomic window:
- the LOC136197659 gene encoding 2-aminomuconic semialdehyde dehydrogenase-like, giving the protein MKIADLIESNSDELARSESKDQGKPISLAKRVDIPRAIHNFRFFASAILHTTNTSTILDGVGAVNYTQRIPVGVAGLISPWNLPLYLLTFKLAPALATGNTVVAKPSEMTSVTAWMLAKLFNEAGLPSGVCNIVFGTGPKAGSSIVCHPDVSLVSFTGSTLTGEIITKESAFACKKLSLELGGKNPAIIFEDADLDKCVPTTLRSSFANQGEVCLCTSRIYVQEKIYDKFLDLLVSATKKIIVGPPENDSTVMGALISKEHLEKVRGYVELAQKEGGKIECGEEPLFLPDKNKQGYFMRPIVVSNLSDGSRCMQEEIFGPITCVVPFKNEEEVIERANNVKYGLSATVWSENLSRVHRVAQRLDVGTVWTNCWLIRDLNVPFGGMKSSGIGREGLHGSIDFFTEQKTICVKL; this is encoded by the exons ATGAAAATCGCCGATCTCATAGAATCGAATTCGGACGAATTAGCGCGCAGCGAATCAAAAGACCAAGGAAAACCAATCAGTTTAGCAAAACGAGTCGACATTCCACGTGCCATACAcaattttcgctttttcgcctCAGCCATCCTCCACACAACAAACAC tTCTACTATTCTTGATGGAGTTGGTGCTGTTAATTACACGCAAAGAATTCCCGTGGGCGTGGCCGGTTTGATTAGTCCCTGGAATCTTCCTCTTTACTTACTCACATTCAAACTTGCACCGGCTCTTGCTACTGGAAATACGGTCGTTGCAAAACCCAgtgaaatgacgtcagtcaCCGCTTGGATGCTCGCTAAATTATTCAATGAAGCAG GTTTGCCTTCTGGGGTTTGTAATATTGTTTTTGGGACTGGTCCAAAGGCTGGATCATCTATCGTTTGTCATCCGGACGTTTCTCTTGTTTCATTTACGGGTAGCACTTTGACTGGAGAGATCATAACAAAGGAGAGTGCATTTGCATGCAAGAAACTCTCCCTTGAA CTTGGTGGTAAAAATCCTGCTATTATTTTTGAAGATGCTGATCTTGACAAATGTGTTCCTACGACTTTGAG ATCTAGTTTTGCAAATCAAGGCGAAGTGTGCTTGTGCACGAGTCGAATTTACGTGCAGGAAAAAATTTATGACAAATTCTTGGACCTCCTCGTCTCTGCTACAAA aaaaattatcgTTGGTCCACCTGAGAACGATTCTACTGTAATGGGAGCTCTTATCAGCAAAGAACATttagaaaag gTGAGGGGCTACGTGGAATTGGCTCAAAAGGAGGGAGGTAAAATTGAATGTGGAGAAGAGCCGCTCTTCCTTCCAGACAAAAATAAACAA GGCTATTTTATGAGGCCAATAGTTGTTAGTAATCTATCTGATGGTAGCCGTTGCATGCAGGAAGAAATATTTG GGCCAATCACGTGCGTTGTTCCGTTCAAAAATGAGGAGGAAGTGATTGAACGAGCTAATAATGTTAAGTATGGATTATCGGCTACAGTGTGGAGTGAGAATTTGTCGCGAGTGCATCGGGTTGCTCAAAGATTAGAT gtTGGCACGGTTTGGACAAATTGTTGGCTTATACGCGATTTGAATGTGCCGTTTGGAGGAATGAAATCGTCAGGTATCGGTCGCGAAGGATTGCACGGATCCATCGATTTTTTCACCGAACAGAAAACAATATGCGTGAAACTATGA
- the LOC136197656 gene encoding DNA mismatch repair protein Msh6-like, producing MPAGKGLYSYFSPISGSTTPRKSSKGSPSGQTPDEAAKRPRTTEFDEFDVVWGRTEGDRLWPGIVCRDPITKTIFRRTKRRQWNLFFFGDPKTRMGWVDEKDIREYDGVTSGVDQDAREACKEADQVRKKGREERKKHITKEEEEEEEEEEEINSGGRMKRRKSASAVLSAHRRDKKRRRRIIMEDSSDDDDDDDEEEEKEKDDKEKTPLKKKSSSSPIGLSPAAARASSKKAATNLARFQRPQGNSEPIGGGGGKEEREAFLHENLIWLKETHRKDGKGRVPTHPEFESCTLYVPGDFLKKQTPGMQQWWRIKSENFDTVIFFKVGKFYELYHMDAVIGVKELGLLYMKGAWAHAGFPEISFGRYSDALVQKGYRVARVEQTETPSMMEERIKKGEGSKSARVVRRELCAVITKGTRTYSFLEGECSNAQGAFLLSIAERAKDDVGGESIYGVCFVDTSIGKFHIGQFCDDRLGSRLRTLIAHYPPVQVLYERGKILSKTQHIIHHCLSNSLQDALVPGSEFWTSKKTLKFISEQNHIKPWPGVFEQMLSPEDSLRLTARDEWDLGISALGAVTWYLKKCQIDEELLSLAQFNVYTPLDCSSDIRDSFSPAPAPHQRLILDDVTLRNLEVIENNWDGSTSGTLLETLDHCVTSFGKRLLKEWICSPLCHPDAIRARQDAVDDVMQLPGEINSHVINTLKGLPDLERLIRRIHSLGSPLRSSSHPDSRAVMYEALTYGKKKINDFLSAVGGFEKAQEMMATFGKSLPDFKSRLLKEMKFPNMTSQLEFFQTAFNHDEAKRDGVITPRHGVDLNFDEAVADVKKAELELEKYLNQQKKEIGSKQVTYMGSGRTRYQLEVPDSFAQKLDTSKYELHSQRKGFKRFYTKSIKRILGQLTDAEERRDLALKDTMRRIFHEFDKSYDIWNGAVQCLAVLDVLFSLARYSVSGDGVTCRPEIIFSKEKEQPFIEIISGRHPCISHTFSGDSFIPNDVRIGTSDIRNCCVVIVTGPNMGGKSTLMRQTGILVIMAQLGCYVPCESCRLTPVDRIFTRLGARDRIMAGESTFYVELSETSSILQYATKNSLILLDELGRGTSTYDGAAIACAVVNEIAHIRTLFSTHYHSLVEQFVDDERIYMGHMACMVENDDDSDDLSAETITFLYKFVEGACPKSHGFNAARLAGIPHEIVKLAMAKAKQLEARSQMVKLIRSITEAETETAITEMKKNLETVLKHFD from the exons ATGCCCGCCGGAAAAGGTCTCTACTCTTATTTTTCACCCATATCGggttcgacgacgcctcggaagtcgtcgaaaggGTCCCCTTCGGGTCAAACGCCCGACGAAGCGGCAAAACGTCCTCGAACgaccgaattcgacgaattcgacgtcgtttgggGACGAACGGAAGGCGATCGGCTGTGGCCGGGGATCGTTTGTCGCGATCCGATCACGAAAACGATATTTCGAAGGACAAAGCGTCGCCAGTggaatctcttctttttcggaGATCCCAAAACGCGCATGGGATGGGTCGACGAAAA AGACATACGGGAATACGACGGTGTGACGTCAGGAGTAGACCAGGATGCGAGGGAAGCATGCAAGGAAGCGGATCAAGTGCGAAAGAagggaagagaagagagaaaaaaacacatcacgaaagaagaagaagaagaagaagaagaagaagaagaaattaat AGTGGTGGAAggatgaagaggagaaaatcggcgtcAGCTGTCTTATCTGCTCATAGAAGAGACAAAAAACGACGCAGAAGAATTATTATGGAAGATAGcagtgatgatgatgatgatgatgatgaagaggaagagaaagagaaagatgatAAAGAGAAAACTccattgaagaaaaagtcgtcgtcttctcctaTTGGCTTGAGTCCAGCTGCAGCGCGCGCTAGCTCAAAAAAAGCTGCTACTAATTTGGCAAGATTTCAACGTCCACAA gGAAATAGTGAACCAATTGGAGGTGGTGGTGgaaaagaggaaagagaagcgTTTTTGCATGAGAATTTGATTTGGCTTAAAGAAACGCATCGAAA GGATGGGAAAGGAAGAGTTCCAACTCATCCGGAGTTTGAATCTTGCACTCTTTAT gTTCCGGgtgattttttgaagaagcaaACTCCCGGAATGCAACAGTGGTGGCGAATTAAGAGCGAGAATTTCGACACTGTCATCTTCTTCAAG GTTGGAAAATTTTATGAGCTCTATCACATGGACGCCGTAATTGGAGTCAAAGAACTCGGACTTCTTTATATGAAGGGGGCGTGGGCTCATGCCGGATTTCCGGAAATTTCCTTTGGGCGATATTCAGACGCTTTGGTTCAGAAAGGATACAG agtTGCGAGAGTCGAGCAAACGGAAACTCCTTCGATGATGGAAGAGAGAATCAAGAAAG gagAGGGTAGTAAATCAGCTCGAGTTGTGAGACGAGAACTATGTGCTGTTATCACCAAAG gcACGCGAACGTATAGTTTTCTTGAGGGAGAGTGTTCTAATGCTCAAGGAGCCTTTCTCCTGTCCATTGCAGAGAGG gcaAAAGATGACGTGGGTGGAGAATCGATTTACGGTGTCTGTTTTGTTGATACGTCTATTGGAAAATTTCAC ATTGGTCAATTTTGCGACGATCGTCTTGGTTCGAGACTGAGAACTCTGATTGCTCATTATCCTCCCGTTCAA GTTTTATATGAACGTGGCAAGATTCTCTCCAAAACGCAACATATTATTCATCATTGTCTATCAAATTCCTTACAAGACGCTCTGGTTCCCGGAAGTGAATTTTggacgtcaaaaaagacgCTGAAATTCATTTCAGAACAGAACCATATAAAGCCG TGGCCAGGCGTTTTTGAACAAATGCTTTCTCCCGAAGATTCTTTACGATTGACGGCTCGTGATGAATGGGATTTGGGAATTAGTGCACTAGGAGCAGTCACGTG GTATTTGAAGAAATGTCAAATCGATGAGGAGCTTCTCTCATTGGCTCAATTCAACGTGTACACGCCCCTCGATTGTTCTTCTGACATTCGAGACTCTTTTTCCCCCGCCCCCGCACCTCATCAACGTCTCAtcctcgatgacgtcacgcttcGCAATTTGGAAGTGATTGAAAACAATTGGGACGGATCGACAAGTGGAACATTATTGGAAACGCTGGATCattgcgtgacgtcatttgggAAAAGATTGCTCAAGGAATGGATTTGCAGTCCGCTCTGTCACCCGGATGCGATTCGTGCGCGACAGGAtgccgtcgatgacgtcatgcaatTGCCCGGCGAAATCaatagtcacgtgatcaataCACTCAAAGGTTTGCCTGATTTGGAAAGACTTATTCGAAG AATTCATTCTCTGGGGTCTCCTTTGAGGAGTTCAAGTCATCCGGATAGTCGTGCTGTCATGTATGAAGCTTTGACATATGG taagaaaaaaatcaatgatttTTTGTCTGCTGTTGGAGGCTTTGAAAAAGCGCAAGAAATGATGGCCACTTTTGGAAAATCATTACCTGATTTCAA ATCGCGTCTACTgaaggaaatgaaatttccgaatatgacgtcacagttggaattttttcag ACAGCATTTAATCACGATGAAGCAAAGAGAGATGGAGTCATAACACCGCGACATg GAGTTGACTTGAATTTTGACGAGGCcgttgctgacgtcaaaaaagcggAACTAGAATTAGAAAAGTATCTTAatcaacagaaaaaggaaataggATCAAAG CAAGTGACCTATATGGGTTCAG GTCGGACTCGCTATCAATTGGAGGTCCCGGATTCGTTTGCTCAGAAGCTCGACACGTCGAAATACGAACTTCATTCTCAACGAAAAGGATTCAAGCGATTCTACACGAAATCCATTAAAAGAATACTTGGTCAGCTGACCGATGCGGAGGAGAGACGTGACCTTGCACTCAAGGATACAATGAGAAGAATATTTCACGAATTTGATAAAAG ttATGATATTTGGAACGGAGCCGTTCAGTGTTTGGCCGTTTTGGATGTTTTGTTTAGCTTAGCGCGCTATAG TGTTAGTGGTGATGGAGTCACGTGTAGACcggaaattattttttccaaggaaaaggaacag CCATTTATTGAGATTATTTCCGGTCGGCATCCTTGCATTTCTCACACTTTTTCCGGAGACTCTTTCATccccaatgacgtcagaatcggAACATCTGAC ATCAGGAATTGTTGTGTTGTCATAGTAACTGGTCCCAATATGGGCGGAAAATCAACTTTGATGCGTCAGACGGGAATTCTCGTCATCATGGCTCAATTGGGATGCTACGTTCCCTGCGAATCGTGTCGACTCACTCCAGTCGATCGCATATTTACTCGACTCGGAGCAAGAGATCGAATTATGGCGG gtgaAAGCACGTTTTACGTCGAATTGAGCGAAACTTCGAGCATACTTCAATACGCTACGAAGAATTCGTTGATTCTTCTCGATGAATTGG GGCGTGGCACGTCGACGTACGACGGCGCGGCGATCGCTTGCGCTGTCGTCAACGAAATCGCGCACATACGAACGCTCTTTTCGACTCACTATCACAGCCTCGTCGaacaattcgtcgacgacgagcgaattTACATGGGTCACATG GCGTGTATGGTGGAAAACGATGATGATTCGGATGATTTGAGCGCTGAAACGATAACGTTTCTATACAAATTCGTCGAAGGAGCATGCCCAAAGAGTCACGGCTTCAATGCGGCTCGTCTCGCAGGAATTCCTCATGAA atCGTGAAGTTGGCTATGGCTAAAGCTAAACAATTGGAAGCTCGATCGCAGATGGTGAAGCTGATTCG ATCGATAACAGAGGCCGAAACAGAGACGGCGATCacagaaatgaagaaaaatctcgaaaCAGTATTGAAACATTTTGATTGA
- the LOC136197661 gene encoding 26S proteasome non-ATPase regulatory subunit 14, which produces MDRLLRVGLPGMSQGGGPPTDTPTVDTAEQVYISSLALLKMLKHGRAGVPMEVMGLMLGEFVDDYTVRVIDVFAMPQSGTGVSVEAVDPVFQMKMLDMLKQTGRPEMVVGWYHSHPGFGCWLSGVDINTQQSFEALSQRAVAVVVDPIQSVKGKVVIDAFRLINPNLVMLGQEPRQATSNIGHLHKPSIQALIHGLNRHYYSMPINYRKNELEQKMLMTLHQKSWLDGLALQDYGQHCQTNEKTVKEMLKLAKDYHKYVEEEEKLTPQQLAIRNVGKQDPKRHLEEKVNVLMSSNIVQCLGAMLDTVVF; this is translated from the exons ATGGATCGATTGTTACGAGTGGGCCTACCTGGAATGAGCCAA GGAGGAGGTCCGCCAACCGATACTCCTACAGTTGATACAGCAGAACAAGTATATATATCATCTCTCGCTCTACTCAAG ATGTTGAAACACG GTCGTGCCGGCGTTCCCATGGAAGTAATGGGTCTCATGTTgggcgaattcgtcgacgattacACAGTGCGAGtcatcgacgttttcgcTATGCCACAAAGTGGcacg GGTGTGAGTGTCGAAGCTGTCGATCCCGTTTTCCAAATGAAAATGTTGGATATGTTGAAACAGACGGGACG ACCTGAAATGGTTGTTGGATGGTATCACTCTCATCCGGGATTTGGATGCTGGCTATCGGGCGTTGATATCAATACTCAGCAA AGTTTCGAAGCGTTGTCGCAGCGAGCTGTTGCCGTGGTAGTCGATCCTATACAAAGTGTCAAGGGAAAG GTTGTGATTGATGCCTTTCGTCTTATCAATCCCAATCTCGTGATGCTTGGCCAAGAGCCAAGACAGGCTACATCAAATATAGGTCATCTTCACAAACCCTCAATACAGGCTCTCATCCATGGACTCAATAGGCATTATTATTCCATGCCTATTAATTACAGAAAGAATGAGCTCGAACAGAAG ATGCTGATGACGTTGCATCAGAAGAGTTGGCTCGACGGTTTGGCTTTGCAAGACTACGGTCAGCACTGTCAAACGAACGAGAAAACGGTCAAAGAAATGCTCAAACTTGCCAAAGACTATCATAag TacgttgaagaagaggaaaagctTACACCCCAACAATTGGCCATTCGAAATGTTGGAAAACAG gACCCCAAACGTcatttggaagaaaaagtcaacgTTCTCATGTCATCGAACATTGTTCAATGTTTGGGCGCTATGTTGGACACAGTAGTGTTTTAG